The following proteins are encoded in a genomic region of Ptychodera flava strain L36383 chromosome 23 unlocalized genomic scaffold, AS_Pfla_20210202 Scaffold_24__1_contigs__length_23054250_pilon, whole genome shotgun sequence:
- the LOC139124982 gene encoding galactosylceramide sulfotransferase-like, producing the protein MECNTTAVKTLTVCIIAATLFVTTNYIALRRQSHQDTQNFVTVSHRLAFQRSRNSSEVVARAKVTCNATTQIAFIKTHKTASSTTSSVIQRFGYARGLAFALPKSNHIFNEGQLFSRKLLLQPRPSENKGEYFNVITSHLRYNRAELDKVVPNATYITILRSPVQRFESAFGYYEYARRFNLLDSKNPLQDFMEDPDKHYKKVNGVFRGLLRNGMSFTFGFINNLHDNEPAIHRLIDKLDNELDLVLIADYYDESLVLLKKVLCWQMDDILYIRKGIRHKSKLYKISKSLAKKITQWNKADVMLFNHFNATFWKKVNSYGPDFYKDVDEFRRRLKSFTEDCVDSQNTRNIKNREEALVMKTNASAECKLAFKRDTEFHAILRKEAKEYSDIKMKNASNIIKKSH; encoded by the exons ATGGAATGTAACACGACTGCCGTAAAGACGTTGACTGTTTGTATCATAGCAGCGACGCTATTTGTAACAACTAATTACATCGCCCTTCGGAGACAAAGCCATCAGGACACGCAGAATTTTGTTACAGTCTCTCACAG GCTGGCGTTCCAGCGATCAAGAAACTCTTCAGAGGTCGTCGCAAGGGCAAAGGTCACGTGTAACGCAACAACTCAAATAGCTTTCATCAAGACTCACAAGACGGCCAGTTCTACAACCAGCTCTGTCATACAACGATTTGGCTACGCTCGGGGTTTGGCGTTCGCCCTGCCCAAATCAAACCACATATTTAACGAAGGTCAACTTTTCTCCCGTAAACTCCTTCTGCAACCAAGGCCATCTGAGAACAAGGGCGAATACTTTAACGTTATCACAAGCCACTTGAGATACAACAGAGCTGAACTTGATAAAGTTGTGCCAAATGCAACGTATATTACCATACTGCGCAGTCCAGTACAGAGATTCGAATCGGCGTTCGGTTATTATGAATATGCGCGGAGGTTCAATTTGTTAGACAGTAAAAACCCCCTACAGGACTTTATGGAAGATCCTGACAAACATTATAAGAAAGTAAACGGAGTCTTTCGAGGTCTGTTGAGAAACGGCATGTCTTTCACCTTTGGATTCATTAACAACTTGCATGACAATGAACCAGCAATTCATCGATTGATCGACAAACTCGACAATGAACTTGATTTGGTATTAATTGCCGACTACTATGATGAATCTCTGGTGCTGTTGAAGAAAGTGCTTTGCTGGCAAATGGACGACATTCTGTACATCAGGAAAGGCATACGGCATAAAAGCAAACTATACAAAATATCCAAGTCTCTCGCCAAGAAGATTACACAATGGAACAAGGCTGACGTCATGCTGTTTAACCATTTCAACGCCACCTTCTGGAAGAAAGTGAACAGCTATGGTCCAGACTTCTACAAGGATGTCGACGAATTTCGCAGGCGTTTGAAAAGTTTTACTGAAGACTGTGTCGATAGTCAGAATACGAGAAATATTAAAAACCGGGAGGAAGCTCTCGTGATGAAGACAAATGCCAGCGCCGAGTGTAAACTAGCTTTCAAACGTGATACTGAATTCCACGCCATTCTAAGGAAAGAGGCCAAAGAATACTCtgatattaaaatgaaaaatgcttCAAATATCATCAAAAAGTCACATTAG